Proteins from one Haloarchaeobius litoreus genomic window:
- a CDS encoding P-loop NTPase: MVEAVAVASGKGGTGKTTATLALGMALAERYDVTVVDADTGMANLLFHTGLADAPVTLHDLLLGDANVAVADAVYRRFGMDVVPCGTSLDAFREADPARLRDVVAELASDTDVLLLDSPAALDSVSAVLPVVLADRVVVVLQPTVPALSDGLKVQEYARSYGTDGAGVLFNKVHDDDNVDRIAEQTERYFDGPVLASVPDADAAREARDAGEPLLAHAPESAAAEAFREAAAGIEIRDEAADDVAARFRSAVVPEQP, encoded by the coding sequence ATGGTCGAAGCCGTCGCCGTGGCCAGCGGGAAGGGTGGGACCGGCAAGACGACGGCGACGCTCGCACTCGGGATGGCGCTCGCTGAGCGCTACGACGTGACCGTCGTCGACGCCGACACCGGGATGGCGAACCTGCTGTTCCACACGGGCCTCGCCGACGCCCCAGTCACGCTCCACGACCTGCTGCTCGGCGACGCGAACGTGGCGGTCGCGGACGCCGTCTACCGCCGGTTCGGGATGGACGTGGTGCCGTGTGGCACGTCCCTCGACGCCTTCCGCGAGGCCGACCCGGCCCGCCTGCGCGACGTGGTCGCCGAGCTCGCGAGCGACACCGACGTCCTCCTGCTCGACTCGCCGGCCGCACTCGACAGCGTCAGCGCCGTGCTCCCCGTCGTGCTCGCCGACCGGGTCGTCGTCGTCCTCCAGCCCACGGTGCCCGCGCTCTCGGACGGCCTGAAGGTCCAGGAGTACGCCCGCTCCTACGGCACCGACGGCGCGGGCGTCCTCTTCAACAAGGTCCACGACGACGACAACGTCGACCGCATCGCCGAGCAGACCGAACGCTACTTCGACGGGCCGGTGCTCGCGAGCGTCCCCGACGCCGACGCAGCCCGGGAGGCCCGGGACGCGGGCGAACCGCTGCTCGCGCACGCCCCCGAGTCGGCCGCCGCCGAGGCGTTCCGCGAGGCCGCCGCCGGCATCGAGATTCGCGACGAGGCCGCCGACGACGTGGCCGCGCGCTTCCGG
- a CDS encoding M20 family metallopeptidase — protein sequence MDEAFDPVEFLHRAVPVASHEDVSEMRTLLVDELARHGVDATVDDAGNTLATRGSGQPHVVLNTHIDTVPPHVPYEYDADAGVIRGRGSCDAKGPLAALLAAFLTTDPGDGRVTLAVTPDEEVLSTGAHHLVTGNDGEPVPAIADADAFVVGEPTDLDVCTAAKGRFQGTVTLSGENAHAAEPGSGVNAVSALARVLDALETFDERDDAPGTHPQLGRATLTPTTVEGGTATNQVPASAQLVLDRRSIPPETADGFRAALLDHLREAVPADVGVDFSFTDRETPFLGPWATDEDAAVVRAMRGAGAGACRPFTAATEASYFAERAPTVVFGPGVLADDEGAVAHAPREYVTVDAVEQAAAVVTDAVESLVG from the coding sequence ATGGACGAGGCGTTCGACCCCGTCGAGTTCCTGCACCGGGCGGTGCCGGTCGCGTCCCACGAGGACGTCTCCGAGATGCGGACGCTCCTCGTGGACGAGCTGGCGAGACACGGCGTCGACGCGACGGTCGACGACGCCGGCAACACCCTGGCGACACGCGGCTCGGGGCAGCCGCACGTCGTCCTGAACACGCACATCGACACCGTTCCGCCACACGTCCCCTACGAGTACGACGCCGACGCTGGCGTGATTCGGGGGCGCGGCTCTTGCGACGCGAAGGGACCGCTGGCGGCGCTGCTCGCTGCCTTTCTCACCACCGACCCCGGCGACGGCCGGGTGACACTGGCGGTAACGCCGGACGAGGAGGTGCTGTCGACCGGCGCACACCACCTCGTCACGGGGAACGACGGCGAGCCCGTGCCTGCAATCGCAGACGCGGACGCCTTCGTCGTCGGCGAGCCGACCGACCTCGACGTCTGCACCGCAGCGAAGGGCCGGTTTCAGGGCACCGTGACGCTCTCGGGCGAGAACGCACACGCGGCCGAACCTGGCTCTGGAGTCAACGCCGTGAGCGCGCTGGCGCGGGTGCTCGACGCGCTGGAAACGTTCGACGAGCGTGACGACGCGCCCGGGACACACCCGCAGCTCGGCCGAGCGACGCTCACGCCGACGACCGTGGAGGGCGGGACGGCGACGAATCAGGTCCCGGCGTCGGCGCAGCTGGTGCTGGACCGCCGGTCGATCCCACCCGAGACCGCCGACGGCTTCCGGGCGGCGCTGCTTGACCACCTCCGCGAGGCGGTGCCCGCCGACGTTGGTGTCGACTTCTCGTTCACCGACCGCGAGACGCCGTTCCTCGGGCCGTGGGCGACCGACGAGGACGCCGCGGTCGTCCGGGCCATGCGCGGGGCTGGCGCTGGCGCGTGTCGGCCGTTCACCGCGGCGACGGAGGCGTCGTACTTCGCCGAGCGCGCGCCGACGGTCGTCTTCGGCCCGGGGGTACTGGCCGACGACGAGGGCGCGGTCGCACACGCGCCGCGGGAGTACGTCACCGTCGACGCCGTCGAGCAGGCGGCGGCGGTGGTGACGGATGCGGTCGAATCACTGGTCGGCTGA
- a CDS encoding 2,3,4,5-tetrahydropyridine-2,6-dicarboxylate N-succinyltransferase has product MSLESDIRDLWARHEADELDAHAPETHDVLHALLDALEAGEVRAAEKRDGEWQANAWVKQGVLLNFVCHDISAYDYGGVTYNDVLPLQDTSDLGARGSRNTPDGTVVRAGAHIGADCILMSPSFVNIGAHVGDGTLVDSCDTVGSCAQIGANVKLGANTLIGGVLEPVEGAPVVVEDGVSLGAGCRVTSGFVVGANSVVGENTLLTPRIPVYDLVEEEILYGELPPERRAFQRFVESSLGEHDLIDGGAYKPAVVATGLEAETLEATQREEVLRE; this is encoded by the coding sequence ATGAGCCTCGAGTCCGATATCCGGGACCTCTGGGCGCGCCACGAGGCCGACGAACTCGACGCGCACGCCCCCGAGACCCACGACGTGCTCCACGCGCTGCTCGACGCACTCGAAGCCGGCGAGGTCCGCGCCGCGGAGAAGCGCGACGGCGAGTGGCAGGCGAACGCGTGGGTGAAGCAGGGCGTCCTGCTCAACTTCGTCTGCCACGACATCTCGGCGTACGACTACGGCGGTGTCACCTACAACGACGTGCTCCCGCTGCAGGACACGAGCGACCTCGGTGCGCGCGGCAGCCGGAACACGCCCGACGGCACCGTCGTCCGGGCGGGCGCGCACATCGGCGCGGACTGCATCCTGATGAGCCCGAGCTTCGTCAACATCGGCGCGCACGTCGGTGACGGCACGCTCGTCGACTCCTGTGACACCGTCGGCTCCTGCGCCCAGATCGGAGCGAACGTCAAGCTCGGCGCGAACACGCTCATCGGCGGCGTCCTCGAACCCGTCGAGGGCGCGCCGGTCGTCGTCGAGGACGGCGTCTCGCTCGGGGCCGGCTGTCGGGTCACCTCGGGCTTCGTCGTCGGCGCGAACTCGGTCGTCGGGGAGAACACGCTGCTCACGCCCCGGATTCCGGTGTACGACCTCGTCGAGGAGGAGATCCTGTACGGCGAACTCCCGCCCGAGCGCCGGGCGTTCCAGCGCTTCGTCGAGTCCTCGCTCGGCGAGCACGACCTCATCGACGGCGGCGCGTACAAGCCCGCCGTCGTCGCCACCGGACTGGAGGCCGAGACGCTCGAAGCGACCCAGCGCGAGGAGGTGCTGCGCGAATGA
- a CDS encoding M48 family metallopeptidase, with the protein MQHTGLKLRMAFVGTILFGFYSALALVALSVFGTGVWPFVAVGTLLFVGFQYKFGKWAALRSVGAQDMPEDEFREIHRMVEELSADMEIEKPKLKLARMGVPNAFATGRKGAGVVVVSTELLQVLEPDEVEAVLAHELAHIKNRDVVTMVVGQSVAAMVGMAVQLVVILAGDNAIVDWILGWIAGMVAQMLVMVFVLAISRYREYVADADARQYVGSGDPLARALQKIQVSSENAGETRIDDSTAALCIFGSDKGLLRRILSTHPPVEKRIERLQS; encoded by the coding sequence ATGCAACACACGGGTCTCAAGCTCAGGATGGCGTTCGTCGGGACCATCCTGTTCGGATTCTACTCCGCGCTGGCGCTCGTCGCACTCAGCGTGTTCGGCACCGGCGTCTGGCCGTTCGTCGCCGTCGGGACGCTGCTGTTCGTCGGCTTCCAGTACAAGTTCGGCAAGTGGGCCGCCCTCAGGAGCGTCGGCGCACAGGACATGCCCGAGGACGAGTTCCGCGAGATACACCGCATGGTCGAGGAGCTCTCGGCGGACATGGAGATCGAGAAGCCGAAACTCAAGCTCGCCCGGATGGGCGTCCCGAACGCCTTCGCAACCGGCCGGAAGGGCGCGGGCGTCGTCGTCGTCTCGACCGAACTCCTGCAGGTGCTCGAACCGGACGAGGTCGAGGCCGTCCTCGCCCACGAGCTCGCACACATCAAGAACCGCGACGTGGTCACGATGGTCGTCGGTCAGTCCGTCGCCGCCATGGTCGGCATGGCCGTCCAGCTGGTCGTCATCCTCGCCGGCGACAACGCCATCGTCGACTGGATACTTGGCTGGATCGCGGGCATGGTGGCCCAGATGCTCGTCATGGTGTTCGTGCTCGCCATCTCGCGCTACCGCGAGTACGTCGCCGACGCCGACGCGCGCCAGTACGTCGGCAGCGGCGACCCCCTCGCCCGGGCGCTCCAGAAGATACAGGTGAGCAGCGAGAACGCCGGCGAGACGCGCATCGACGACAGCACCGCCGCACTCTGCATCTTCGGCAGCGACAAGGGCCTGCTCCGGCGAATCCTCTCGACCCATCCGCCGGTCGAGAAGCGCATCGAACGGCTGCAGTCCTGA
- a CDS encoding PUA domain-containing protein, whose protein sequence is MSDEDHDVPDLRTLADYQFGAGAGAALFPAADDLEVRRTSSGRPEQVIADEGRLVSHGVDGRFTLGLAGGHRLHDALDHPTARVVVGDDSEPFVREGKNVFAKFVREVDPAVRPGDEVCVVHHDGQLLAVGRAELDAGSMRDFESGMAVFVRSGAGD, encoded by the coding sequence ATGAGCGACGAGGACCACGACGTCCCCGACCTGCGGACGCTCGCCGACTACCAGTTCGGGGCCGGGGCCGGCGCGGCGCTGTTCCCCGCCGCCGACGATCTGGAAGTTCGCCGGACCAGCTCCGGCCGTCCCGAGCAGGTCATCGCCGACGAGGGACGGCTGGTCAGCCACGGCGTCGACGGCCGGTTCACGCTCGGGCTCGCCGGCGGCCACCGGCTGCACGACGCGCTCGACCACCCCACGGCACGGGTCGTCGTCGGCGACGACAGCGAGCCGTTCGTCCGCGAGGGCAAGAACGTGTTCGCGAAGTTCGTCCGCGAGGTCGACCCCGCGGTCCGCCCGGGTGACGAGGTCTGTGTCGTCCACCACGACGGCCAGCTGCTGGCGGTCGGCCGAGCCGAGCTCGACGCCGGCTCGATGCGCGACTTCGAGTCGGGGATGGCCGTCTTCGTCAGGAGCGGCGCGGGCGACTGA
- the dapB gene encoding 4-hydroxy-tetrahydrodipicolinate reductase, protein MRLAVTGASGRMGGEVLAAAADRDASVVLAVSSDADTVDPTSAEADTEIVADADLPAALAAHEVDVLVDFTAPAALADYAAACADAGVALVTGTTGLTDEHRAALADAADSVPVLHAPNFSKGVAVLHRLVGDAAAALADYDVELVEAHHDGKTDAPSGTALSLLDAVDDARGESPRVHGREGEAPRREGEIGVHAVRAGDVTGMHEVWLAGGREELRLTHRAESRRVFAEGALDAAAWLAGRDAGEYSFAEVLEVGA, encoded by the coding sequence ATGCGACTGGCCGTCACGGGCGCGTCCGGGCGGATGGGCGGCGAGGTGCTCGCCGCCGCGGCCGACCGCGACGCGAGCGTGGTGCTGGCCGTCTCGTCCGACGCCGACACGGTCGACCCGACCAGCGCCGAGGCGGACACCGAAATCGTCGCCGACGCCGACCTCCCCGCCGCGCTCGCGGCGCACGAGGTCGACGTCCTCGTCGACTTCACCGCGCCGGCGGCCCTCGCAGACTACGCTGCCGCCTGCGCCGACGCGGGTGTCGCGCTCGTGACGGGTACCACCGGACTGACCGACGAGCACCGGGCGGCACTGGCGGACGCGGCCGACTCCGTGCCGGTGCTCCACGCGCCGAACTTCTCGAAGGGCGTCGCCGTCCTCCACCGGCTGGTCGGGGACGCCGCCGCCGCGCTCGCGGACTACGACGTGGAGCTGGTCGAGGCCCACCACGACGGCAAGACCGACGCCCCCTCCGGCACCGCGCTCTCGCTGCTCGACGCCGTGGACGACGCCCGCGGCGAGTCGCCGCGCGTCCACGGGCGCGAGGGCGAAGCACCCAGAAGGGAGGGCGAGATCGGCGTCCACGCCGTCCGCGCGGGCGACGTGACCGGGATGCACGAGGTGTGGCTCGCCGGCGGTCGCGAGGAGCTCCGGCTCACCCACCGCGCCGAGTCGCGCCGCGTGTTCGCCGAGGGCGCGCTCGACGCCGCCGCGTGGTTGGCTGGACGCGACGCGGGCGAATACAGCTTCGCCGAAGTGCTGGAGGTGGGCGCATGA
- a CDS encoding nascent polypeptide-associated complex protein, with the protein MFGGGGGLNPRKMKQMMKQMGIDVTEIDAEEVIIRTEEHDLVFEGAEVTKMDARGQETYQIVGEPTEQAHGELESGDTSADAGDADDADEGIPQDDVDLVVARTGASEDDARAALAANDGDLAAAVDQLE; encoded by the coding sequence ATGTTCGGAGGAGGCGGCGGGCTCAACCCCCGCAAGATGAAGCAGATGATGAAGCAGATGGGGATCGACGTGACGGAGATCGACGCCGAGGAGGTCATCATCCGCACGGAGGAGCACGACCTCGTCTTCGAGGGCGCCGAGGTCACGAAGATGGACGCTCGCGGGCAGGAGACCTACCAGATCGTCGGGGAGCCCACGGAGCAGGCCCACGGCGAGCTCGAGTCCGGCGATACCAGCGCTGACGCTGGCGATGCCGACGACGCCGACGAGGGCATCCCGCAGGACGACGTCGACCTCGTCGTCGCCCGCACCGGTGCCAGCGAGGACGACGCCCGCGCCGCACTGGCGGCCAACGACGGCGACCTCGCCGCGGCCGTCGACCAGCTAGAGTGA
- the dapA gene encoding 4-hydroxy-tetrahydrodipicolinate synthase: MTTIELSGVHPAITTPFHDDGSIDYDTLRANVQRLETAGVDGIVPVGSTGESATLSHDEHVDVVAAVADTVSDVPVIAGSGSNNTAEALSLSRRSVEAGADALLLISPYYNKPEQRGLVEHYRTIADEVDVPQIVYDVPSRTGQGLTPDTVVELASHDNIAGFKAASGDLGQISEIAERTRDEAFAVLSGDDGLTLPICSVGGVGTISVVANVEPERTCALVQAALDDDYERAREIHHELGPLTRELFVETNPIPVKEALHIRGHAPPHLRLPLTRLSEEYVEPLADLLADLDDSASGDEALAEVGN; the protein is encoded by the coding sequence ATGACGACAATCGAACTCAGTGGCGTCCACCCCGCCATCACGACACCGTTCCACGACGACGGCAGCATCGACTACGACACACTCCGCGCGAACGTCCAGCGCCTCGAAACCGCAGGCGTCGACGGCATCGTGCCCGTCGGCTCGACCGGCGAGTCCGCGACCCTCAGCCACGACGAGCACGTCGACGTGGTCGCGGCCGTCGCCGACACCGTCTCCGACGTGCCAGTCATCGCCGGCTCCGGCAGCAACAACACCGCCGAGGCGCTCTCGCTCTCGCGCCGGTCCGTCGAGGCCGGTGCCGACGCGCTCCTGCTCATCTCGCCGTACTACAACAAGCCCGAGCAGCGCGGGCTCGTCGAGCACTACCGCACCATCGCCGACGAGGTCGACGTCCCACAGATCGTCTACGACGTGCCCTCGCGCACGGGGCAGGGGCTCACGCCCGACACGGTCGTCGAGCTCGCGAGCCACGACAACATCGCGGGCTTCAAGGCCGCCAGCGGCGACCTCGGTCAGATCAGCGAGATCGCAGAGCGCACCCGCGACGAGGCGTTCGCCGTCCTCTCCGGTGACGACGGCCTCACGCTGCCCATCTGCTCGGTCGGCGGCGTCGGCACCATCTCCGTGGTCGCCAACGTCGAGCCCGAGCGGACCTGTGCGCTCGTCCAGGCTGCGCTCGACGACGACTACGAGCGCGCCCGCGAGATCCACCACGAGCTCGGGCCGCTCACGCGCGAACTGTTCGTCGAGACCAACCCCATCCCGGTGAAGGAGGCGCTGCATATCCGGGGCCACGCGCCGCCGCACCTGCGCCTGCCCCTGACCCGTCTCTCCGAGGAGTACGTCGAGCCGCTGGCGGACCTGCTGGCCGACCTCGACGACTCGGCGAGCGGCGACGAGGCGCTCGCGGAGGTGGGCAACTGA
- the dapF gene encoding diaminopimelate epimerase, translating to MSISQRHVRYGKYHGTGNDFIVVDADEYVPDRGAFAAHHCDRVNGIAGDGERAGADGVLFLALEDKYNPPRVVMTLVQPDGSTAEMCGNGARVAAEWAMARTGASEVMIDTQAGTRHARRIDGPDGGPEVAIEMGEPSFAPEVVPLDRDEPLVEGQLEGYAVTGINTGVPHAVIFVDDVAAVDLAADAPPIRHHDVFPEGANVTFAAPRDTGGYDQRTFERGVEGETLSCGTGAVAIAAVAAHLGRCEDDVVTVSPPGGDLRVEVPDDGPAVLYGPVAHEFDGEVPVTPPTAD from the coding sequence ATGAGCATCTCACAACGACACGTACGATACGGCAAGTACCACGGCACCGGCAACGACTTCATCGTCGTCGACGCGGACGAGTACGTCCCCGACCGTGGGGCGTTCGCGGCACACCACTGCGACCGCGTCAACGGCATCGCTGGCGACGGCGAGCGCGCTGGCGCGGACGGCGTGCTCTTCCTCGCACTCGAGGACAAGTACAACCCGCCCCGCGTCGTCATGACGCTCGTCCAGCCCGACGGCTCGACCGCCGAGATGTGCGGCAACGGCGCGCGCGTCGCCGCCGAGTGGGCGATGGCCCGCACCGGCGCGAGCGAGGTCATGATCGACACCCAGGCGGGCACCCGCCACGCGCGACGGATCGACGGTCCCGACGGCGGGCCCGAGGTCGCCATCGAGATGGGCGAGCCATCCTTCGCGCCGGAGGTCGTCCCGCTCGACCGCGACGAGCCGCTCGTCGAGGGTCAGCTCGAGGGCTACGCGGTCACCGGTATCAACACCGGCGTCCCGCACGCCGTCATCTTCGTCGACGACGTGGCGGCGGTCGACCTCGCGGCCGACGCGCCGCCGATCCGCCACCACGACGTCTTTCCCGAGGGTGCGAACGTCACGTTCGCCGCACCGCGCGACACCGGTGGCTACGACCAGCGCACGTTCGAGCGCGGCGTCGAGGGCGAGACGCTCTCGTGTGGCACCGGCGCGGTCGCCATCGCCGCGGTCGCGGCCCATCTCGGGCGCTGCGAGGACGACGTGGTCACCGTCTCCCCGCCGGGCGGCGACCTCCGCGTCGAGGTGCCGGACGACGGGCCGGCCGTGCTCTACGGCCCAGTGGCCCACGAGTTCGACGGCGAGGTGCCGGTGACGCCGCCGACGGCCGACTGA
- a CDS encoding ABC transporter ATP-binding protein, whose product MSAISVDGLTKEYGDILANDAVSFEVAAGETFGYLGPNGAGKTTTIRTIMGFQSPTSGTASVLGADVRDEAALVEAKANVGYLPSNPGFDGTATGTEILDLHASVKGDSRRTELLDLFDVPVERKIRSYSTGQKQKLGLVQAFMHDPDLVVMDEPTAGLDPLVQQRFNEFVREETANGTTIFLSSHVLSEVQRVCDRVGIIRDGRIVTVERVGDLLDRSGKFVRLGVASDVAAEDITLDGVHDVSVRPVDGVAAEAAAGGAGGAVTAAATELTFTFTGDLNELVDFVDDFDVLELDVEEAPLEDVFMRFYDDEEVTV is encoded by the coding sequence ATGAGCGCGATTTCGGTGGACGGGCTGACGAAGGAGTACGGAGACATCCTCGCCAACGACGCGGTGTCGTTCGAGGTCGCGGCGGGTGAGACGTTCGGCTACCTCGGGCCGAACGGGGCGGGGAAGACGACGACCATCCGGACCATCATGGGGTTCCAGTCCCCGACGTCGGGCACGGCGTCCGTTCTCGGTGCGGACGTGCGGGACGAGGCAGCGCTCGTCGAGGCGAAGGCGAACGTCGGCTACCTGCCGTCGAACCCGGGGTTCGACGGGACGGCGACCGGGACGGAGATTCTCGACCTGCACGCGTCGGTCAAGGGCGACTCGCGTCGCACGGAGCTACTCGACCTGTTCGACGTGCCCGTCGAGCGGAAGATCCGGAGCTACTCGACCGGCCAGAAGCAGAAGCTCGGGCTCGTGCAGGCGTTCATGCACGACCCGGACCTCGTCGTGATGGACGAGCCGACCGCCGGGCTGGACCCGCTCGTCCAGCAGCGTTTCAACGAGTTCGTCCGGGAGGAGACCGCGAACGGGACGACCATCTTCCTCTCCTCGCACGTCCTGAGCGAGGTGCAGCGGGTCTGCGACCGTGTGGGAATCATCCGCGACGGCCGCATCGTCACGGTCGAGCGCGTCGGCGACCTGCTCGACCGTAGCGGGAAGTTCGTCCGCCTCGGCGTCGCCAGCGACGTGGCCGCAGAGGACATCACGCTCGACGGGGTCCACGACGTGTCGGTTCGACCCGTCGATGGCGTCGCCGCCGAGGCAGCAGCTGGCGGCGCGGGCGGTGCCGTCACCGCGGCGGCGACCGAGCTCACGTTCACCTTCACGGGCGACCTCAACGAACTGGTCGACTTCGTCGACGACTTCGACGTGCTCGAACTCGACGTCGAGGAGGCACCGCTGGAGGACGTGTTCATGCGCTTCTACGACGACGAGGAGGTGACGGTCTGA
- a CDS encoding methyltransferase domain-containing protein: MSVVLVHDDREYLVAPGDELQTDLGVLEVPEDPEPGTTLETHLGEPFTVRALRGPDLFSHFERTGAPMMPRDIGLVMGETGVGEGDRVLDAGTGTGVLAAYLARAGATVTTFEQDPEFADVARENMRLAGVDDRVDVRSGDVRPHLDDLGNFDVITLDTGDAADVVARAPGLLDSGGFVAVYSPFVEQTRAAAEAARDAGLSGVTTYETIQREMQFDDRGSRPSTRGVGHTGYLTFARFE; this comes from the coding sequence GTGAGCGTCGTCCTCGTCCACGACGACCGGGAGTACCTCGTCGCGCCCGGCGACGAACTCCAGACGGACCTCGGCGTGCTGGAGGTACCCGAGGACCCCGAGCCGGGAACGACGCTGGAGACCCATCTCGGCGAGCCGTTCACCGTCCGCGCGCTCCGTGGCCCGGACCTCTTCAGCCACTTCGAGCGCACCGGCGCGCCGATGATGCCCCGCGACATCGGTCTCGTCATGGGCGAGACCGGCGTCGGGGAGGGCGACCGCGTCCTCGACGCCGGCACCGGCACCGGCGTCCTCGCCGCCTACCTCGCCCGCGCCGGCGCGACCGTCACCACGTTCGAGCAGGACCCGGAGTTCGCCGACGTCGCCCGCGAGAACATGCGCCTCGCCGGCGTCGACGACCGCGTCGACGTCCGCAGCGGCGACGTCCGCCCGCACCTCGACGACCTCGGCAACTTCGACGTCATCACGCTCGACACCGGCGACGCCGCCGACGTGGTGGCCCGCGCCCCCGGCCTGCTCGACAGCGGCGGCTTCGTCGCCGTCTACTCCCCGTTCGTCGAGCAGACCAGGGCGGCAGCCGAGGCCGCCCGTGACGCCGGGTTGTCGGGTGTGACCACCTACGAGACCATCCAGCGCGAAATGCAGTTCGACGACCGGGGCTCTCGGCCGTCGACCCGTGGTGTTGGACACACGGGCTACCTGACGTTCGCGCGGTTCGAGTAG
- the lysA gene encoding diaminopimelate decarboxylase: MNGEVARDDRQDGGDAPADTSAGAPFDGPAADGGPDIRRLDDWDAGVLRDLVADFGGPLYVLDIDRVRENYRRLAAAFPDADVYYAAKANALGRALAALADEGAGIECASAGEVLRALDAGVPAERVQYTAVNPPARDLDLVVDRWREHPELTVTVGALDTLDRLAERGYDGRLCLRVTPGVGAGHHEKVRTGGDATFGVPYDRAVDALAAADEYGFDVVGVHAHAGSGITDADDLAAHRELVGRMGDLVREAPFDLEFVDVGGGFGVPYHADDDPLDLDAVAAATRDALGDVDATLRVEPGRYVVADAGVLLTTVNTVKETPDTVVTGVDAGMTTLARPAMYGAYHAIRNLSADGRETVPQTVAGPICESSDTFCTDRPLPAPERGDTLAIGNAGAYGYEMASHYNSRPRPATVSVTAGTATLARRRETLADVTRPEVPE, encoded by the coding sequence ATGAACGGCGAGGTCGCGCGGGACGACCGGCAGGACGGCGGTGACGCCCCGGCCGACACGTCCGCCGGCGCGCCGTTCGACGGTCCCGCGGCCGACGGCGGCCCCGACATCCGCCGGCTCGACGACTGGGATGCGGGCGTCCTGCGTGACCTCGTCGCCGACTTCGGCGGGCCGCTGTACGTCCTCGACATCGACCGCGTCCGGGAGAACTACCGCCGACTCGCGGCGGCGTTCCCCGACGCGGACGTGTACTACGCCGCGAAGGCCAACGCGCTCGGGCGAGCACTCGCCGCGCTCGCCGACGAGGGTGCGGGCATCGAGTGTGCGAGCGCCGGCGAGGTGCTCCGGGCGCTCGACGCCGGCGTCCCCGCGGAGCGCGTGCAGTACACGGCGGTCAACCCGCCGGCGCGCGACCTCGACCTCGTCGTCGACCGCTGGCGCGAGCACCCTGAGCTGACCGTCACGGTCGGCGCGCTCGACACGCTCGACCGCCTCGCCGAGCGCGGCTACGACGGCCGGCTCTGCCTGCGGGTCACGCCCGGCGTCGGTGCGGGCCACCACGAGAAGGTCCGCACGGGCGGCGACGCCACCTTCGGCGTCCCGTACGACCGCGCGGTCGACGCGCTCGCCGCAGCCGACGAGTACGGCTTCGACGTGGTCGGCGTCCACGCCCACGCCGGCTCGGGCATCACCGACGCCGACGACCTTGCGGCCCACCGCGAGCTCGTCGGTCGGATGGGCGACCTCGTCCGCGAGGCTCCGTTCGACCTGGAGTTCGTCGACGTGGGCGGCGGCTTCGGCGTCCCCTACCACGCGGACGACGACCCGCTCGACCTCGACGCCGTCGCTGCAGCCACCCGCGACGCCCTGGGCGACGTGGACGCGACGCTCAGAGTCGAGCCCGGCCGCTACGTGGTGGCCGACGCGGGCGTGCTCCTGACCACGGTCAACACCGTCAAGGAGACGCCCGACACCGTCGTCACCGGCGTCGATGCCGGGATGACGACGCTCGCGCGCCCCGCGATGTACGGCGCGTACCACGCGATCCGGAACCTCTCCGCGGACGGCCGCGAGACGGTCCCCCAGACCGTCGCCGGCCCCATCTGCGAGAGTTCGGACACGTTCTGTACGGACCGCCCGCTCCCCGCCCCGGAGCGCGGCGACACCCTCGCCATCGGCAACGCCGGCGCGTACGGCTACGAGATGGCGAGCCACTACAACTCCCGGCCGCGACCAGCCACGGTCTCAGTCACGGCGGGGACGGCGACGCTCGCGCGACGGCGCGAGACGCTCGCCGACGTCACGAGACCGGAGGTACCAGAATGA
- a CDS encoding LabA-like NYN domain-containing protein → MTEIHSGQRVAMLVDAQNLYHTAQSIYTRNIDYSALLEKGVQGRELTRAIAYVIRADSPEEESFFEALEDIGFEPKIKDIKTFSDGSKKADWDVGMSLDAVTLAKKVDTMILCTGDGDFSRLCSHLRHEGVRVEVMGFESSTADELVEATDRFIDLSERPETFLL, encoded by the coding sequence ATGACCGAGATACACTCCGGGCAGCGCGTCGCCATGCTCGTGGACGCACAGAACCTCTACCACACGGCACAGAGCATCTACACGCGCAACATCGACTACTCCGCCCTGCTGGAGAAGGGGGTGCAGGGCCGCGAGCTCACCCGGGCCATCGCGTACGTCATCCGGGCGGACTCGCCGGAGGAGGAGAGCTTCTTCGAGGCGCTGGAGGACATCGGCTTCGAGCCGAAGATCAAGGACATCAAGACGTTCTCCGACGGCTCGAAGAAGGCCGACTGGGACGTCGGGATGAGCCTCGACGCCGTCACGCTCGCGAAGAAGGTCGACACGATGATCCTCTGCACCGGCGACGGCGACTTCTCGCGGCTCTGCTCGCACCTGCGCCACGAGGGCGTGCGCGTGGAGGTGATGGGCTTCGAGAGCTCGACGGCCGACGAGCTCGTCGAGGCCACCGACCGGTTCATCGACCTCTCCGAACGGCCGGAGACGTTTCTGCTCTGA